A single window of [Clostridium] hylemonae DSM 15053 DNA harbors:
- the radC gene encoding RadC family protein yields the protein MNQTNTIREIPEMERPYEKCERRGAGSLSDVELLAVLLRTGTRGENALTLAQKILYHTGETGILSIHQFSIERLMQIKGIGKVKAVQISCISELAKRLAKACAGESLCFTRPETIAGYYMEDLRHEKQEQMKLLMLNSKSKLIGETDISKGTVNASLITPRELFIEALQKNAVAIIVLHNHPSGDPSPSREDRLLTQRIREAGALIGIDLLDHVIIGNNCYMSFREEGIL from the coding sequence ATGAATCAAACAAATACCATTCGAGAAATTCCTGAGATGGAACGCCCATATGAAAAATGTGAGCGCAGGGGGGCTGGCAGCCTAAGTGATGTAGAGCTGCTGGCTGTATTGTTACGTACAGGCACGAGAGGTGAAAATGCGCTGACGCTGGCACAGAAGATCCTGTATCATACCGGTGAGACGGGGATATTGAGCATCCATCAGTTCAGCATAGAAAGGCTGATGCAGATAAAAGGGATCGGGAAAGTGAAAGCAGTCCAGATATCCTGTATCTCGGAGCTGGCGAAAAGGCTGGCAAAGGCGTGCGCAGGGGAATCTCTCTGTTTTACCAGGCCGGAGACGATAGCCGGTTATTATATGGAGGATCTAAGACATGAGAAGCAGGAACAGATGAAGCTTTTAATGCTGAATTCAAAATCAAAACTCATCGGTGAGACAGATATATCAAAGGGCACGGTCAATGCCTCCCTGATCACACCGAGGGAGTTGTTCATAGAAGCGCTGCAGAAAAACGCGGTTGCGATCATTGTGCTGCACAACCACCCGAGCGGCGACCCCTCACCTAGCAGGGAAGACAGGCTGCTGACGCAGAGAATCCGTGAAGCGGGAGCTTTGATCGGAATTGACCTGTTAGACCACGTCATCATTGGCAATAATTGTTATATGAGTTTCCGGGAGGAGGGCATACTTTAA